The proteins below are encoded in one region of Arthrobacter sp. CJ23:
- the purB gene encoding adenylosuccinate lyase — translation MADSARISLASEPLALGALDGRYRAAVAPLVDYLSEAALNRDRVHVEVEWLIHLTSQSVLPGAGPLTEEQNAKLRAIVTEFDAASVTELAEIEAVTVHDVKAVEYYIGRRLPAIGIENLTAMVHFGCTSEDINNLSYAVGIKGAVEDVWLPAATALVKQIEAMAEENRAVPMLSRTHGQPATPTTLGKELAVVAHRLNRQLARIAKTEYLGKINGATGTYAAHVASVPGADWESVAKSFVEGLGLTWNPLTTQIESHDWQAELYADVARFNRILHNVCTDIWSYISIGYFRQIPVAGATGSSTMPHKVNPIRFENAEANLEISNGLLDTLAATLVTSRWQRDLTDSSSQRNIGVAFGHSLLAISNVVKGLKALDVAAEVLAGDLDTNWEVLGEAIQMVMRAEAIAGVEGMENPYERLKDLTRGQRVDAARMQEFVSSLGLSADAEARLLALTPGKYTGIAEQLVNHLQ, via the coding sequence ATGGCTGATTCCGCTCGTATTTCCCTCGCATCCGAACCCCTCGCCCTCGGCGCCCTCGACGGCCGCTACCGCGCCGCCGTCGCGCCCCTCGTTGACTACTTGTCCGAGGCCGCCCTGAACCGCGACCGTGTTCACGTCGAGGTCGAGTGGCTGATCCACCTGACCAGCCAGTCCGTTCTCCCGGGCGCCGGCCCTCTCACCGAAGAGCAGAACGCGAAGCTGCGCGCCATCGTCACCGAGTTCGACGCCGCATCGGTCACCGAACTGGCCGAGATCGAAGCCGTCACCGTCCACGACGTCAAGGCAGTGGAGTACTACATCGGCCGCCGCCTCCCGGCGATCGGCATCGAGAACCTCACGGCCATGGTGCACTTCGGCTGCACCTCCGAGGACATCAACAACCTCTCCTACGCCGTAGGCATCAAGGGCGCGGTGGAAGACGTCTGGCTGCCCGCCGCCACCGCCTTGGTGAAGCAGATCGAAGCGATGGCCGAGGAAAACCGCGCCGTCCCGATGCTTTCCCGCACGCACGGCCAGCCGGCCACCCCCACCACCCTCGGCAAGGAACTGGCCGTGGTGGCCCACCGCCTTAACCGCCAGCTGGCCCGCATCGCCAAGACCGAATACCTCGGCAAGATCAACGGCGCCACCGGCACCTACGCGGCACACGTTGCCTCCGTCCCGGGCGCCGACTGGGAGTCCGTGGCCAAGTCCTTCGTCGAGGGCCTGGGCCTCACCTGGAACCCGCTGACCACGCAGATCGAAAGCCACGACTGGCAGGCCGAGCTGTACGCCGACGTTGCCCGCTTCAACCGCATCCTGCACAACGTCTGCACGGACATCTGGAGCTACATCTCCATCGGATACTTCCGCCAGATCCCGGTTGCCGGCGCCACCGGCTCCTCCACCATGCCGCACAAGGTCAACCCGATCCGCTTCGAGAACGCCGAAGCCAACCTGGAGATCTCCAACGGCCTCCTGGACACCCTCGCCGCCACCCTGGTCACCTCCCGCTGGCAGCGGGACCTCACGGACTCCTCCTCGCAGCGCAACATCGGCGTGGCCTTTGGCCACTCCCTGCTGGCGATCTCCAACGTCGTCAAGGGCCTGAAAGCCCTGGACGTGGCCGCGGAAGTCCTCGCGGGCGACCTCGACACCAACTGGGAAGTCCTGGGCGAGGCCATTCAGATGGTCATGCGCGCCGAAGCCATCGCCGGCGTCGAAGGCATGGAAAACCCGTATGAGCGCCTCAAGGACCTCACCCGCGGCCAGCGCGTGGACGCCGCCCGCATGCAGGAGTTCGTCTCCAGCCTGGGCCTGTCCGCCGACGCCGAGGCACGCCTGCTGGCGCTGACCCCGGGCAAGTACACCGGCATCGCCGAGCAGCTGGTCAACCACCTGCAGTAG
- a CDS encoding histidine phosphatase family protein: MRLLLIRHGQTPGNVLGQLDTAFPGPGLTELGQRQAEALPAALADEPIEAIYTSTLLRTQLTAAPLAKAKGLDAEVLDGVHEIEAGALEKKTDHESHVRYMSTVFAWTDGDLDVRMPGAFDGHAFFARFDASVDKVAAAGHATAAIVSHGAAIRCWAGRRAEDIDTRFAETHQLPNTGIVALEGDPASGWKVLHWDQMPVGGLAMADPTAEDPTGDAL; this comes from the coding sequence ATGAGGCTCTTGCTGATCCGCCACGGCCAGACCCCCGGCAACGTCCTGGGCCAACTGGACACGGCCTTCCCGGGCCCTGGACTCACCGAGCTTGGACAACGCCAGGCGGAGGCCCTTCCGGCCGCCCTGGCCGACGAGCCCATCGAGGCCATCTACACGTCCACGCTGCTCCGGACCCAGCTGACGGCGGCGCCGCTGGCGAAGGCGAAGGGACTGGACGCTGAGGTCCTGGACGGTGTCCACGAGATCGAAGCCGGCGCGCTCGAAAAGAAGACGGACCACGAATCGCACGTCCGGTACATGAGCACGGTGTTCGCCTGGACCGACGGCGATCTGGACGTCCGCATGCCGGGGGCCTTCGACGGGCACGCATTCTTTGCACGCTTCGACGCTTCGGTGGACAAGGTCGCGGCGGCCGGGCATGCGACTGCGGCGATCGTGAGCCACGGGGCGGCCATCCGTTGCTGGGCCGGGCGCCGGGCTGAGGATATCGATACCCGCTTTGCCGAAACGCACCAGCTGCCCAACACCGGCATCGTGGCCTTGGAGGGCGATCCCGCCTCCGGATGGAAAGTGCTGCACTGGGACCAGATGCCGGTGGGCGGACTCGCGATGGCGGACCCGACGGCGGAGGATCCCACGGGCGACGCCCTCTAA
- a CDS encoding GNAT family N-acetyltransferase produces MQTNPRLNIRQVTWANPVGADLRAAQQAELDGRFGTTEHEPGPAPSEADTAVFVVAYEKCSGQPLGCGGLRMLDGTTAEIKRLYVVPYARGSGVASSILAALEAQAHAHGFTVIAAEAGSAQSDGRSFYQSAGFAEVPNFGPYVGVSGSYCYSKALDSHSASHTAMA; encoded by the coding sequence ATGCAGACCAACCCACGGCTTAACATCAGGCAGGTCACCTGGGCCAACCCGGTGGGCGCCGACCTCCGCGCCGCACAGCAGGCCGAGCTGGACGGCCGCTTCGGCACCACCGAGCACGAGCCGGGCCCGGCGCCCTCGGAAGCCGATACCGCCGTCTTCGTGGTGGCCTACGAAAAGTGCTCGGGCCAGCCACTGGGCTGCGGCGGGCTGCGGATGCTGGACGGCACGACGGCGGAGATCAAGCGGCTCTACGTGGTGCCGTATGCGCGGGGTTCGGGAGTGGCGAGCTCCATCCTGGCCGCCCTCGAAGCCCAGGCGCACGCGCACGGCTTTACGGTGATCGCGGCCGAGGCGGGCTCGGCGCAATCGGACGGGCGCAGCTTCTACCAGAGTGCCGGGTTCGCCGAGGTACCCAACTTCGGACCGTATGTGGGTGTCAGCGGCTCGTACTGCTACTCGAAGGCCCTCGACTCGCACAGCGCCTCGCACACAGCCATGGCGTAG
- a CDS encoding acyl-CoA thioesterase, producing MESADITFRTRKWVRPEDLNANGTLFGGSLLKWIDEEAAIYAILQLGNGRAVTKYISEINFVSSAVQGDLIEMGLTATRFGRTSLTMRAEVRNMITRQSILTIEEIVFVNLGTDGRPEPHGYTEITYDRDRIPTHHLTQALHED from the coding sequence ATGGAATCGGCAGACATCACTTTCCGCACCCGCAAATGGGTGCGCCCCGAAGACCTCAACGCGAACGGCACGCTGTTCGGCGGGAGCCTGCTGAAGTGGATCGACGAGGAGGCCGCGATCTACGCCATCCTCCAGCTGGGCAACGGCCGTGCGGTCACCAAGTACATCTCCGAAATCAACTTCGTCAGCTCGGCCGTGCAGGGCGACCTGATCGAGATGGGCCTGACGGCCACGCGCTTCGGCCGGACGTCGCTGACCATGCGCGCGGAGGTCCGCAACATGATCACGCGCCAGAGCATCCTGACCATCGAGGAAATCGTGTTCGTGAACCTCGGCACCGACGGCCGCCCCGAGCCGCACGGCTACACCGAAATCACCTACGACCGCGACCGCATCCCCACGCACCACCTGACCCAGGCGCTGCACGAGGACTGA
- a CDS encoding SDR family oxidoreductase has product MSFSDYTTALVTGASTGMGAAIAERLAKRGLTVHAVARNEDRLAELADRTGAIPHVVDLTDTAALAAVVGELKVDVLVNCAGVSRPGNILDSSEEDIDELVDVNLRGLLQLTRLVLPGMVERDLGHVINISSIAGTYNFYGHTVYHATKAAVHQISRQLRNDTVGKRIRVTEICPGRVETEIFGRNMGGTPEAMEEAWKTYYEGYESLTTDDIVNALDYAIGTPRHVNVGMLELMPTFQVPGGLTFDRR; this is encoded by the coding sequence ATGTCTTTTTCCGACTACACCACGGCCCTCGTCACCGGAGCCTCGACCGGCATGGGCGCAGCCATCGCCGAACGCCTCGCCAAGCGGGGCCTGACGGTGCACGCCGTGGCCCGCAACGAGGATCGCCTCGCCGAACTGGCAGACCGTACGGGAGCCATCCCGCACGTGGTGGACCTGACCGATACCGCCGCGCTGGCCGCCGTCGTGGGCGAACTCAAGGTGGACGTCCTGGTCAACTGCGCCGGCGTCTCCCGGCCCGGCAACATCCTGGACTCCTCCGAAGAGGACATCGACGAGCTGGTGGACGTGAACCTCCGCGGCCTGCTGCAGCTCACGCGCCTGGTCCTGCCGGGCATGGTGGAGCGCGATCTCGGCCACGTCATCAACATCAGTTCGATCGCCGGCACGTACAACTTCTACGGCCACACGGTCTACCACGCCACCAAGGCCGCCGTGCACCAGATCTCCCGCCAGCTCCGCAACGACACGGTGGGCAAGCGCATCCGCGTCACCGAGATCTGCCCCGGCCGGGTGGAAACCGAGATCTTCGGCCGCAACATGGGCGGCACGCCCGAGGCCATGGAAGAAGCGTGGAAGACCTACTACGAAGGCTACGAGTCGCTCACCACGGACGACATCGTCAACGCCCTGGACTACGCCATCGGGACGCCGCGCCACGTCAACGTGGGCATGCTGGAGCTCATGCCGACGTTCCAGGTCCCCGGCGGCCTGACGTTCGACCGGCGCTAA
- a CDS encoding MFS transporter, producing the protein MTARTSAAPVQHDRLTGRQTRKVVTAGCVGIFVELYDNGIFAFMAGTLALVFLAPGNPDNALLFVFAGYAVSFFVRPLGAVVCGYLGDRIGRQKLLVFVILLISVATAGIGLLPAYSAIGIAAPILLVLLRMLQGFSVGGEAAGAMTFLAEHAPEGKRGVITSYAQIASFAALLTGTLVAFSMSPWLTQAAIDGGGFGSFAWRIPFLVAIPMGVIGWYIRKAIADTPNFVKLKEEGGLSKNPLKEAFKSAEHRRAMLLALFIPLMNGSGYYVLFSYMPTFLKGKQLNFTIGEALLVTACSLVVICIAIPFMGALSDRVGRKKVIAGSAIAMAALGIPSYALIATGEMGLAILGACIMAIVFAGHTAVIHILIVELFPTRVRYSAYGLGYNISSALFGGTAPLLMTWLISSTGNIYMPAFYAVITALGTLMAVSTVKDRAHEPLRDA; encoded by the coding sequence ATGACCGCAAGGACCAGCGCTGCACCAGTGCAGCATGATCGGCTCACGGGCCGCCAAACACGCAAGGTTGTCACCGCAGGCTGCGTGGGCATCTTCGTGGAACTGTACGACAACGGCATCTTCGCATTCATGGCAGGAACACTGGCCCTCGTGTTCCTGGCCCCGGGCAACCCGGACAACGCCCTGCTCTTCGTCTTCGCAGGCTATGCGGTGTCCTTCTTCGTCCGGCCGCTCGGCGCTGTGGTGTGTGGCTACCTCGGAGACCGGATCGGCAGGCAAAAACTGCTGGTCTTCGTGATCCTCCTGATCAGCGTGGCCACCGCGGGCATCGGGCTGCTGCCTGCCTACTCGGCCATCGGCATCGCAGCCCCCATCCTGCTGGTGCTGCTGCGCATGCTGCAGGGCTTCTCCGTGGGCGGCGAAGCTGCAGGCGCCATGACCTTCCTGGCCGAGCACGCCCCCGAAGGCAAGCGCGGCGTCATCACCTCCTACGCGCAGATCGCCTCCTTCGCGGCCCTGCTCACCGGTACCCTCGTGGCGTTCTCCATGTCCCCGTGGCTGACGCAGGCAGCCATCGACGGCGGCGGCTTCGGCTCCTTCGCCTGGCGCATTCCGTTCCTCGTGGCCATCCCCATGGGCGTCATCGGCTGGTACATCCGCAAGGCCATCGCCGACACCCCCAACTTCGTGAAGCTCAAGGAAGAGGGCGGCCTCTCCAAGAACCCGCTGAAGGAAGCCTTCAAGTCCGCCGAGCACCGCCGCGCCATGCTCCTGGCCCTCTTCATCCCGCTCATGAACGGCTCCGGCTACTACGTCCTCTTCTCCTACATGCCCACGTTCCTCAAGGGCAAGCAGCTGAACTTCACCATCGGCGAAGCCCTCCTGGTCACCGCCTGCAGCCTGGTCGTGATCTGCATCGCCATCCCGTTCATGGGTGCCCTGTCCGACCGCGTTGGACGCAAGAAGGTCATCGCCGGATCCGCCATTGCCATGGCTGCCCTCGGCATCCCCTCCTACGCCCTGATCGCCACCGGTGAAATGGGCTTGGCCATCCTCGGTGCCTGCATCATGGCAATCGTCTTCGCCGGCCACACCGCAGTCATCCACATCCTGATCGTCGAACTGTTCCCCACACGGGTCCGGTACTCGGCCTACGGCCTTGGCTACAACATCTCCTCCGCCCTCTTCGGCGGCACCGCACCGCTGCTCATGACCTGGTTGATTTCCAGCACCGGCAACATCTACATGCCGGCCTTCTACGCAGTCATCACGGCACTGGGCACGCTCATGGCCGTGAGCACCGTCAAGGACCGCGCCCACGAACCCCTGCGCGACGCCTAA